The proteins below come from a single Corynebacterium cystitidis genomic window:
- a CDS encoding AbrB family transcriptional regulator has product MIAASLGLGVLFTYLNIPAAWILGAIIASGAMALGTGRELSVDRTFHRFGRGIIGVLAAVPLFGVPASELLSCLLPGLVVSAVTVGIGFGGGLLLSRHGVSRETGVLSMLAGGASVMPAIATDLGADVRYVALTQYLRLLAVSMTLPVVASFLTVPGTSTIALNDDIPWWMWLIVAVIALVGSPLAQVVKLPVPSVFGPLILTVVVSLFVPGGVVAPPLLGILAFLAIGWECGGALSVPALKRFARLLPATITFIVVIMVACALTGVGLMNWLDISYFEAYLATSPGALETVLALGAEGGAGPAVIAIQLIRLVSILVIAGYLPKILRRI; this is encoded by the coding sequence GTGATTGCAGCGTCGCTCGGTTTGGGCGTGCTGTTTACCTACCTCAATATTCCGGCGGCATGGATCCTCGGCGCGATCATCGCATCGGGTGCGATGGCGCTCGGCACGGGCCGCGAACTGAGCGTGGACCGCACCTTCCACAGGTTTGGCCGTGGCATCATCGGCGTGTTAGCCGCGGTGCCGCTGTTCGGTGTGCCCGCGTCGGAACTGCTCAGCTGCCTTTTGCCCGGATTGGTGGTTTCTGCGGTCACGGTCGGGATTGGTTTCGGCGGCGGCCTGCTGCTGTCGCGCCACGGTGTCTCGCGCGAAACCGGCGTGCTGTCGATGCTGGCCGGCGGCGCCTCTGTCATGCCCGCCATCGCCACCGATCTTGGTGCCGACGTCCGCTACGTCGCCCTCACCCAGTACTTGCGGCTGCTCGCCGTTTCCATGACGTTGCCTGTGGTGGCGTCTTTCTTGACAGTGCCCGGCACAAGCACCATCGCGCTTAACGACGACATCCCCTGGTGGATGTGGCTCATCGTGGCGGTGATCGCCCTTGTCGGCTCGCCTCTGGCACAGGTGGTGAAGCTGCCGGTGCCAAGCGTGTTCGGGCCGCTGATTCTTACCGTTGTCGTCTCCCTCTTTGTCCCCGGTGGGGTGGTGGCACCACCACTGCTAGGAATCTTGGCGTTCTTGGCCATCGGCTGGGAGTGCGGTGGTGCGTTGTCGGTGCCCGCCTTGAAGCGATTCGCACGCCTGCTACCTGCAACGATCACGTTCATCGTGGTGATCATGGTTGCCTGCGCGCTGACCGGGGTGGGGCTGATGAACTGGCTGGACATCTCCTACTTTGAGGCCTACTTGGCCACCAGCCCCGGCGCCTTGGAGACCGTGCTGGCGCTGGGTGCAGAAGGCGGTGCTGGTCCTGCGGTGATTGCGATCCAGTTGATCCGGCTGGTCAGCATCTTGGTGATCGCCGGTTACCTGCCAAAGATCCTGCGCCGGATCTAG
- a CDS encoding endonuclease domain-containing protein, translating to MNHDPSLAWLAENIVNARNLGRRDADLLRAVNTDDFVTLHPGFHMSKPVYEQLSWRAKRTAHAVAVGTAAYKAVLVGRSAARTQGMWVVNFTPETVEIANPHGYQPPRRDRVDGITYRSMILLPEDYHRIGTCRATTPARTAIDIARFHGVTEGAIACDWALAHGWSKADLEDQLRGLGRVRGSGSIRRAIELAERGVESPFETYIRILLIDEGFTNIVVQAAVGPYRVDVVVNGVLIIEIDGDVKYSSDAEVAEVLRRESKREKYLRNRGYWVLRFTPRDLLKHRDRVLQLVKDALREHVRAESPKPWEPVRQG from the coding sequence ATGAATCATGATCCGTCGCTGGCATGGCTGGCAGAGAATATTGTCAATGCGCGAAATCTGGGGCGCCGGGACGCTGACCTGCTGCGAGCCGTTAATACCGATGACTTTGTCACCTTGCATCCTGGTTTTCATATGAGCAAACCGGTTTATGAACAGTTATCGTGGCGCGCAAAAAGGACTGCTCATGCAGTTGCTGTCGGAACAGCGGCATACAAAGCGGTGCTCGTCGGACGCTCCGCCGCCCGGACGCAGGGAATGTGGGTGGTTAATTTCACGCCCGAAACCGTCGAGATCGCCAATCCTCATGGGTACCAGCCTCCGCGCCGTGATCGCGTTGACGGCATTACATACCGCTCGATGATTCTGCTTCCGGAGGATTACCATCGTATTGGCACATGCCGTGCTACCACACCTGCACGAACAGCTATCGATATCGCCCGGTTCCATGGGGTCACCGAAGGTGCGATTGCTTGTGATTGGGCCCTTGCGCATGGTTGGAGTAAAGCTGACCTGGAGGATCAGCTGCGTGGTCTGGGGCGCGTGCGTGGGTCTGGCAGTATTCGTCGCGCGATCGAATTGGCTGAGCGCGGTGTGGAATCACCTTTTGAGACTTATATTCGCATTTTGCTTATCGACGAAGGGTTTACCAACATCGTCGTCCAAGCGGCGGTGGGGCCGTATCGAGTTGACGTTGTGGTCAATGGGGTTCTCATCATCGAAATAGATGGGGATGTGAAGTATTCCAGTGATGCAGAGGTTGCTGAGGTGCTAAGGCGAGAAAGCAAGCGCGAAAAATATCTCCGCAACCGTGGATATTGGGTTCTGCGCTTTACACCTAGGGATCTTCTCAAACACCGCGACCGCGTATTGCAGCTGGTTAAGGATGCTTTGAGGGAGCACGTACGGGCGGAAAGCCCCAAGCCATGGGAACCGGTTCGGCAGGGATAG
- a CDS encoding DUF885 domain-containing protein encodes MTSQSHDYDSESPARQPSLLDATCENFVYDLVDISPTRATELGLLGYDDRLQDFSPEYWDSIADRIRDLIADVDALNDGTDDSDDDDDFDDIDHVTAAILRDRLGLHLELHHQGECLRLLNNIESPVQTIRDTFSLMPRDTPEQIDNIASRLSQVAQSLHGYRESLAEAASQGNVAAHRQIDAVISQCEELSYEGSMLEELGVDPESAPVESAKRAFSEMADWLSTELSPLAPHEDAVGRERYELLSEYYLGFQTDLDEAYEWGLDQLHQIVGKQKKLSRTLFDDDCPVRVAYRRLNEEPRYRLNGTEELQEWMQKVSARAIEDLDSTHFTIPEELKTLECRIDPAGSGGIFYTPPTEDFSRPGTMWWSVPKGQETFHTWQELATVYHEGVPGHHLQMGITLTEKDNLNLWRRAVNWHAGHGEGWALYAESLMAEFGYLQDPGFQMGLLDSQRLRAARVVLDIGVHLGKKVPEGTGVWDGSYAKAFLRDNTAMDEMNLSFELDRYLGWAGQAPSYALGERAWQNLRHDALAEGQTLTEFHDAALKLGSMPMDLLRNEVLNG; translated from the coding sequence ATGACTTCCCAGTCTCATGATTACGATTCTGAGTCTCCGGCTCGACAACCATCCCTCCTGGACGCCACCTGCGAAAACTTCGTATACGACTTGGTGGACATCTCCCCAACACGGGCCACTGAACTGGGCCTTCTCGGCTACGATGACCGGCTCCAAGACTTCTCACCCGAATACTGGGACTCCATCGCCGACCGCATCCGCGACCTCATCGCCGACGTCGATGCACTGAACGACGGCACCGACGACTCCGACGACGACGATGACTTCGACGACATCGACCACGTCACCGCAGCGATCCTCCGCGACCGCCTCGGCCTGCACCTCGAACTGCACCACCAAGGTGAGTGCCTGCGCCTGCTGAATAACATTGAGTCGCCAGTGCAGACCATCCGCGACACCTTCTCCCTCATGCCGCGCGACACCCCCGAGCAGATCGACAACATCGCCTCGCGCCTCTCCCAGGTAGCACAATCGTTGCACGGATACCGCGAGTCGTTGGCGGAAGCCGCCTCCCAAGGCAATGTTGCAGCGCACCGCCAGATCGACGCCGTAATCAGCCAGTGCGAGGAACTCTCCTACGAGGGCAGCATGCTCGAAGAACTCGGAGTTGATCCGGAGTCTGCCCCCGTTGAATCCGCAAAGCGGGCCTTTTCCGAGATGGCCGACTGGCTTTCAACCGAACTTTCACCGCTGGCACCACACGAAGACGCAGTCGGACGCGAGCGCTACGAACTACTTTCCGAGTACTACCTGGGCTTCCAAACCGACCTGGATGAGGCCTACGAGTGGGGCCTGGACCAGCTGCACCAGATCGTCGGCAAGCAAAAAAAGCTGTCACGCACGCTTTTCGACGATGACTGCCCCGTGCGCGTCGCGTACCGCCGCCTCAACGAGGAGCCACGCTATCGCCTCAACGGTACCGAAGAGCTGCAGGAATGGATGCAGAAGGTATCTGCGCGGGCAATCGAAGACCTCGATAGCACGCACTTCACCATCCCCGAAGAGCTAAAGACACTTGAATGCAGGATCGATCCGGCCGGGTCTGGCGGCATCTTCTACACCCCGCCCACTGAAGATTTCTCCCGGCCGGGCACCATGTGGTGGTCTGTGCCGAAAGGCCAAGAGACCTTTCACACCTGGCAAGAACTGGCCACCGTCTACCACGAAGGTGTGCCGGGCCACCACCTGCAAATGGGCATCACGCTGACCGAAAAAGACAACTTAAATCTGTGGCGTCGAGCCGTGAACTGGCATGCTGGCCACGGTGAGGGCTGGGCCTTGTACGCCGAATCACTGATGGCCGAGTTCGGTTACCTGCAGGATCCCGGATTCCAAATGGGCTTGCTGGATTCGCAACGCTTGCGCGCAGCCCGTGTGGTATTGGACATAGGTGTACATCTCGGCAAAAAGGTGCCTGAGGGCACCGGTGTGTGGGATGGCTCCTACGCCAAGGCGTTTCTGCGCGACAACACCGCAATGGATGAGATGAATCTGTCCTTTGAGCTGGACCGATACCTTGGTTGGGCAGGTCAAGCACCGTCGTACGCGCTGGGTGAGCGCGCCTGGCAGAACCTGCGCCACGATGCCCTGGCGGAAGGACAAACTCTGACCGAGTTCCATGACGCTGCGTTGAAGCTAGGCTCCATGCCGATGGATCTGCTGCGCAACGAAGTGCTGAACGGCTAG
- a CDS encoding NAD-dependent deacylase, with the protein MQPPLEKTVEETVEETVEQAAEQAQALVANARHIEVFTGAGMSADSGIATFRDAQTGLWENVDPTALASIDAWAQDPEPMWAWYLWRAHLVNQAEPNAGHRAIADWGMRSGTRNGAHHDVKVTVTTQNIDNLHERAGSSDVAHLHGSLFHYRCSICSRPWKAPVELPDEPVERLTPPTCPLCGNLVRPGVVWFGEALPPREWEKAEQRMNEADLVVIVGTSGVVYPAAGLPVIAYQRGTPIIEVTPKRTDLSTIASVVVETTAAQGLPRIFSDA; encoded by the coding sequence ATGCAGCCACCATTGGAAAAGACAGTAGAGGAAACAGTTGAGGAAACAGTAGAGCAAGCAGCCGAACAGGCTCAGGCCTTAGTAGCCAATGCCCGACATATCGAGGTGTTCACAGGTGCCGGCATGTCGGCTGATTCGGGCATCGCCACCTTCCGCGACGCGCAAACGGGGTTGTGGGAGAACGTGGACCCTACCGCCCTGGCCTCCATTGATGCGTGGGCGCAGGATCCGGAGCCGATGTGGGCTTGGTACCTGTGGCGCGCCCACCTTGTTAATCAGGCCGAGCCGAATGCTGGCCACCGCGCCATCGCTGATTGGGGCATGCGTAGCGGCACCCGCAACGGCGCGCATCACGACGTGAAGGTCACGGTGACCACCCAGAACATCGACAATTTGCACGAACGCGCCGGCTCTTCTGATGTAGCACATCTCCATGGCTCTCTTTTCCACTACCGTTGTTCCATTTGCTCGCGGCCGTGGAAAGCACCCGTCGAGCTTCCCGACGAACCCGTCGAACGTCTCACCCCGCCCACCTGCCCGTTGTGTGGCAATTTAGTGCGTCCTGGAGTTGTGTGGTTTGGTGAAGCGTTGCCGCCCCGCGAATGGGAGAAGGCGGAGCAGCGGATGAATGAGGCAGACCTTGTGGTGATCGTCGGAACGTCCGGGGTGGTGTATCCTGCTGCTGGTTTGCCGGTGATCGCGTATCAGCGCGGCACGCCAATTATTGAGGTAACGCCGAAAAGGACGGACTTATCGACGATCGCCTCTGTGGTTGTTGAAACCACTGCGGCGCAGGGGCTGCCCAGGATTTTTAGCGATGCGTGA
- a CDS encoding MFS transporter, which translates to MAVALAGSFTVVSPPAVMVWAWLVVVMLVVGGAADMLSASLCNAILQQSATPDMQGRPQGVYIIIVVGGPRIADLLHGWSAELLGAGTTTLIGGILVILGVRVSMLLFPQFSHYRRPN; encoded by the coding sequence ATGGCGGTTGCCCTTGCCGGTTCGTTTACTGTGGTTAGCCCTCCTGCTGTGATGGTCTGGGCGTGGTTGGTCGTCGTTATGCTCGTTGTGGGTGGTGCGGCTGACATGCTCTCGGCCAGCTTGTGCAACGCGATTTTGCAGCAGTCTGCCACCCCTGATATGCAAGGCCGACCCCAGGGTGTATATATAATTATTGTGGTTGGTGGGCCACGCATTGCCGATCTGCTCCACGGATGGTCCGCCGAGCTCCTCGGGGCAGGCACAACCACCCTTATCGGAGGAATCTTAGTCATCCTGGGTGTGAGGGTGTCCATGCTGCTCTTCCCACAGTTCTCGCACTACAGAAGGCCCAACTAA
- a CDS encoding ROK family transcriptional regulator, with the protein MTTSHPPFSSLRTPAAKCLHLIRLNPITSRSELVEATGLSQPTVTRAIASLVQGGYVVERNDLTRSQGRGRPTIPLELAETRCIHAGIAVGTTSTYVALFDIKGHTLRDTDLDTPVAELSQDDFIQHIMAGLNRLTAGLDRPLASVGVTTSGTVTSDGVVNAPNLGWRNVDIASQLREQFSVPITVSSAVPAIIGSEIQSTTTVAAQHIVTLFADDSIGAAVSAADGVHHIDIDRPDLTTSGLLDDINSPHVHTLIEAVTHATSDSSARTALDRRAAALGEVAASLIRDHEPTTMVVAGSAFVDDQAGPSIFARSVRANLPEDRQVELRMIPTHREVVRDIARAVALDYVLREPLSITQC; encoded by the coding sequence ATGACAACGTCACATCCCCCGTTCTCGAGCCTGCGCACCCCCGCAGCAAAGTGCCTGCATCTCATTAGGCTTAACCCGATTACGTCGCGGAGTGAACTTGTTGAGGCCACCGGCCTTTCACAACCCACAGTCACTCGCGCAATCGCATCCCTCGTCCAGGGCGGCTACGTCGTTGAGCGCAATGATCTTACCCGCTCCCAGGGACGAGGCCGCCCCACCATCCCCCTCGAACTTGCCGAAACCCGCTGCATCCACGCCGGAATCGCAGTAGGCACCACCTCCACCTACGTGGCACTTTTCGACATCAAAGGCCACACCCTGCGCGACACCGACCTGGACACTCCGGTTGCAGAACTAAGCCAAGATGACTTCATCCAGCACATCATGGCCGGCCTCAACCGGCTCACCGCAGGCCTCGACCGCCCATTGGCCAGCGTGGGCGTGACCACCTCCGGCACCGTCACCTCCGACGGCGTCGTCAACGCCCCCAACCTCGGGTGGCGCAACGTGGACATCGCCTCTCAGCTGCGCGAACAGTTCTCGGTTCCCATCACTGTCTCCTCAGCGGTACCCGCCATCATCGGCTCAGAAATCCAGTCGACCACCACCGTGGCCGCCCAGCACATCGTGACCCTGTTTGCCGACGACTCTATCGGTGCCGCCGTTTCCGCCGCAGACGGCGTGCACCACATCGACATCGACCGGCCAGACCTGACCACCTCCGGGCTTCTCGACGACATCAACTCCCCACACGTGCACACCCTCATCGAGGCGGTGACACACGCCACGAGTGATTCGTCGGCACGCACCGCCCTAGACAGGCGCGCCGCAGCCCTCGGCGAGGTGGCCGCATCACTGATCCGTGACCACGAACCCACCACGATGGTCGTCGCCGGATCCGCATTCGTGGATGACCAAGCAGGACCTAGCATTTTCGCCCGGTCGGTGCGCGCCAACCTGCCCGAGGACCGGCAGGTTGAGCTGCGCATGATCCCCACCCACCGCGAAGTTGTACGCGATATTGCCCGCGCTGTAGCACTTGACTATGTCCTGCGTGAGCCATTATCGATTACCCAGTGCTAG
- a CDS encoding HAD-IA family hydrolase, giving the protein MTALLFGLYGVLMEDRTAEGCRRMETAAGVTDIDRMWAAYHHLRPAYEVGTYSAHHWWEDVAVRARAPELDIEAAITADWETMMNPVYHTVDAALKLHDAGYTCGVLGNLPLCIAERLRDSQEWLAEFDAVIFSCDLGVRQPDPRAYAVAVDALGSTASDTIFFDRNPTHVAAAEAAGLRARLYTGPNDITELGE; this is encoded by the coding sequence ATGACCGCCTTGCTGTTTGGCCTCTACGGTGTCCTGATGGAAGACAGGACTGCCGAAGGTTGCCGTCGTATGGAAACGGCAGCCGGGGTCACAGACATCGATCGGATGTGGGCGGCGTACCACCATTTGCGCCCCGCTTATGAAGTAGGAACGTACTCGGCTCATCATTGGTGGGAAGACGTTGCCGTGCGTGCGCGAGCACCAGAATTAGATATTGAAGCTGCGATCACCGCAGACTGGGAAACCATGATGAACCCGGTCTATCACACCGTGGACGCTGCTCTTAAACTGCATGATGCCGGATATACCTGCGGGGTGTTAGGTAACCTGCCACTATGTATTGCCGAGCGGTTGCGTGACAGCCAGGAATGGCTTGCGGAGTTCGATGCCGTGATTTTCTCGTGCGATTTGGGGGTGCGTCAGCCGGATCCGCGGGCGTATGCGGTGGCCGTTGATGCCTTGGGGTCCACCGCCTCCGACACCATTTTCTTTGACCGCAACCCTACTCATGTCGCCGCAGCTGAGGCAGCAGGGTTACGGGCCCGGCTTTATACCGGCCCCAACGACATCACTGAACTCGGGGAATGA
- a CDS encoding dicarboxylate/amino acid:cation symporter, translating to MRLPKWATGFGAQVIVGMIIGLILGLLARDMDAELADDQTSWLTGVLTWTGNTYVQLLRLMIPPLVFTAVVTSVANLRKVANAAKLAVSTLVWFAITAFISVLIGIVVGVIMQPGVGAGVSTDQAAEPSRQGSWLGFVNSVVPTNFLGVGTNTNADGDVSIAFNVLQILVLSIAIGIAALKAGQAAEPFLKFSESLLKVVQVILWWIIRLAPVGSLALIGKAVATYGWEAMGSLGKFVVAIYVGCALVMFVLYPLVLAFAKIPVFGYFKRVWPVTSLGFVTRSSMGVMPVNQSVAEQSMGVPREYAAFAMPLGATSKMDGCASVYPAIAALFVAQFYGIETTVTHYVLVIIVAVLGSAATAGTTGATVMLTLTLSTLGLPLEGVGLLLATEPIIDMGRTATNVTGQNVVATVVAKRAGILDQTTWDRAEDGHFATSEVRDDSARADEHPATNSFTRADAPN from the coding sequence ATGCGCTTACCCAAGTGGGCAACCGGGTTCGGTGCCCAAGTTATAGTCGGCATGATCATCGGGTTAATCCTCGGACTTCTCGCCCGTGACATGGACGCAGAACTTGCTGACGATCAAACCTCCTGGCTCACCGGGGTTCTGACATGGACCGGAAACACCTATGTACAGTTGCTCCGCCTCATGATCCCGCCTTTGGTATTCACCGCAGTGGTGACTTCTGTGGCAAACCTGCGGAAAGTGGCCAACGCAGCCAAGCTTGCGGTGTCCACCTTGGTGTGGTTCGCCATCACCGCGTTTATCTCTGTGCTGATCGGCATCGTGGTGGGTGTGATCATGCAGCCGGGTGTCGGTGCCGGGGTCAGTACCGACCAAGCAGCCGAGCCGTCTCGCCAAGGATCTTGGTTAGGCTTTGTCAACTCTGTTGTCCCAACCAATTTCTTGGGCGTGGGTACGAACACCAACGCCGACGGTGACGTGAGTATAGCTTTCAACGTGTTGCAGATCCTTGTGCTGTCTATCGCCATCGGCATCGCCGCTCTGAAGGCTGGGCAGGCCGCTGAGCCTTTCCTTAAATTCTCTGAGTCTCTCCTGAAGGTTGTCCAGGTGATCTTATGGTGGATCATCCGCCTCGCCCCGGTGGGGTCCTTGGCTTTGATCGGCAAGGCCGTCGCCACCTACGGTTGGGAAGCCATGGGCTCACTGGGAAAATTCGTAGTGGCGATCTACGTGGGATGTGCACTGGTCATGTTCGTGCTTTACCCGCTTGTCTTGGCTTTCGCAAAGATCCCAGTGTTCGGCTATTTCAAGCGCGTGTGGCCAGTAACCTCCTTAGGATTTGTCACCCGTTCATCCATGGGCGTTATGCCGGTCAACCAGAGCGTGGCTGAACAATCCATGGGTGTTCCACGTGAATACGCAGCCTTCGCCATGCCCCTGGGCGCAACCTCTAAAATGGATGGTTGCGCGTCGGTTTATCCTGCTATCGCAGCATTATTCGTTGCCCAGTTTTACGGTATCGAAACGACCGTTACTCACTATGTGTTAGTTATCATTGTCGCAGTTCTTGGGTCCGCTGCTACTGCGGGTACCACGGGCGCAACTGTTATGCTCACCCTCACCTTGTCAACGTTGGGTCTTCCACTCGAAGGGGTAGGCCTGCTGCTAGCCACCGAGCCCATCATTGATATGGGGCGCACCGCCACTAATGTCACCGGCCAAAATGTCGTGGCCACGGTCGTCGCTAAACGCGCCGGAATCCTTGACCAGACAACCTGGGATCGCGCCGAAGACGGCCATTTTGCAACCTCTGAAGTTAGAGATGACAGCGCGCGTGCCGATGAGCACCCAGCCACTAACTCCTTCACTCGCGCCGATGCTCCGAACTGA
- a CDS encoding Sir2 family NAD-dependent protein deacetylase, which translates to MVARNDGAGCDGARFDDPEVQRVHASAIRSIQRVVEETAQPTDPEKALAGVVGMLRAGPVAVLTGAGVSTDSGVPDYRSPGGRLSTGRPMTYQEFAHSPQALHRYWARAYIGVAQMRSVAPNRNHYALVELERAGLVSGVITQNVDGLHGRAGTQRLVELHGDMDHVVCLDCGYREPRGQFDQRLEVANPGYRESVDVSQHQINPDGDIELDDEITARFTTITCTKCGSPRLKPDVVYFGEAVPRARRQASQALVDASTGLVVVGSSLAVMSGYRVVLEAQKRGMPVAVINGGPGRADHRVEILWRTRIAPALDAVLDACDL; encoded by the coding sequence ATGGTGGCGCGTAACGACGGCGCGGGTTGCGACGGCGCGCGTTTCGACGACCCCGAGGTGCAACGTGTCCACGCGTCTGCGATCCGCAGTATCCAGCGCGTGGTGGAGGAAACGGCCCAGCCCACGGACCCAGAGAAGGCGTTGGCTGGGGTCGTCGGAATGCTGCGCGCCGGGCCGGTTGCTGTACTGACCGGCGCGGGCGTGTCAACAGATTCCGGCGTGCCCGACTACCGCAGCCCCGGCGGGCGCCTGAGCACCGGCCGGCCCATGACCTACCAGGAGTTTGCGCATTCGCCTCAGGCACTACACCGCTACTGGGCGCGTGCTTATATCGGCGTGGCCCAGATGCGCTCTGTTGCCCCCAACCGCAACCACTACGCGCTGGTGGAGTTGGAACGCGCCGGTCTGGTCAGCGGGGTGATTACCCAAAACGTCGACGGGCTCCACGGGCGTGCTGGCACGCAGCGCCTGGTGGAATTGCACGGAGATATGGACCATGTGGTCTGCCTCGACTGCGGATACCGTGAGCCCCGCGGACAGTTCGACCAGCGCCTTGAGGTGGCGAACCCCGGCTACCGCGAGTCGGTCGATGTGTCGCAGCACCAGATCAATCCGGACGGCGACATCGAACTTGACGACGAGATCACAGCACGCTTTACGACGATCACCTGCACCAAGTGCGGCTCACCCCGGTTGAAACCGGACGTGGTGTATTTCGGTGAAGCGGTACCACGTGCTCGTCGACAAGCGAGCCAAGCCTTGGTCGACGCATCGACGGGGCTGGTAGTGGTGGGATCTTCGCTGGCGGTGATGAGTGGCTACCGCGTGGTGCTTGAGGCGCAGAAACGGGGAATGCCGGTGGCTGTGATTAATGGTGGGCCGGGGAGGGCTGATCACCGGGTGGAGATTCTGTGGCGAACCCGCATCGCGCCGGCGTTAGATGCGGTGTTGGATGCCTGCGACCTGTAG